GTCGGCATCAGCGTTTAAATAATCAATCGTATAGGTGAACAACTTCGCGCGTTTATCAGCTAAACGCAGAGTCTCGAAATGATCTTTCGTCTGACAACTGATGCAAAGCCGCTGGCGCGGATATTGAACCTTCTGGCACTGCAAACAACGATAACCATAGAAGCGATAGATGTCATCACGTTCGCGCCAGACCTGCGTAGCCGATGCCATCGGCGCTTGGCGGCGCGCCGCTTCGGTTTCAATCAACTCGCGAAATTTGATGTAACGTTCATAAGAATCAAGCCGCGCTTTTGAATTGAGATGACCTTTCACACCCAGACGATTTACCGCTTGCGCCTTTTTGATTTCATCGGTCACTTCAAAAATTAAGGCGTCACACCCCGAACCATAACCGACGACCAAAAGTTTTTCTCCCGCCTCGGCGGTTTCGAGTGCCGATGACAGCACCAGTAACGGCATTGCGGTTCCGGTGTTGCCAACCGTGTTGAACAGGTGGTCGGGAATCTGTTCGGCTTTAAATCCCAAAGCCTTCGCCACGCCTGCAAGCGTCCCGGCATCGGGCGCATAAAAAATCGCTTTCGCTATTTCACCGGGCGGAATCGCGTTGCGCTCGAATAGTTCTTTCACGGTGCTGGTGACGACCTTTTGATAGCCCTGAGTGATGGCAAAGCGTTCTTCCCAACCGGAAACGAAATCGCTCGTCGGGCGTCGCCAGGTGTCGGTGATTTCATCAACCGTTGAATGGGCGGCGATGAGTTCGGCAATGACATTTTGATTGCCGATTTCGATTGCCGCCGCCCCATCCCCGAACGTTCGCTCACCGGCGGATTTCGGCGCGGCAAGCCGGGTGTCGGCGGCAGTGATGATGAGGCTTGAAGCGGAACCGGCTTTGATAGAGTCAATCGCCGTCAAAGTGGCTGTGGTAGCCGCTCTCAGGGAATTGGCATAATCGGCGGTGCGCACATCGTGGCGTAAATCCGCGACCGTGGCAATCATCGCCGAAATCTGTTTTTCACTATAAGGCGAAGTCGTCGAAGCGAAAATCAGTCCATCGACATCGCGCCCGTTTCGCCAAGCGAGCAAATCGCGCACTGCTTCAACCGCCATCGTGATGGAATCTTCATCAACATTGGCGACGGCGCGTTCGGCGTCTGTTGCCCGTCCGCCCCACGCCGCAGCGATGGTTTGCTGGGATAATCGATAATAAGGAATGTATGCGCCAAACGAGGTGATGCCAGCCATATTTTCTCCGCCGCGTTTATACAAGAGCGACTTTCAAGGCGTCAAGCAAGGTCAGCCGCAAGCTTAGGATTTCCTGAACATTTACTCGATGTTCATTTCAAATAGAGCGAGCGCGACGCCTTCGTAATGTTTGGGCAGTTCGTTTACTTTTTCGGGATAAATATCGCCAAGATAGGTAAATCCGTGGGCAATGTAATAATCGATAAGCTTTTGATTGTTTGCCCAGGTATCCAGGCGAACAAACTGTTTATGATTTTGTCGCGCATAGGCTTTCGCCCATTCAACAATGTGTTTGACAAATCCTGCGCCTCTAAATGCTGAATGCGTAATGATGCGATGAAGATAAATTGCCGGGTCTTGATCTCTTTCACCCCAGATTAGCGGGTCATTGAAGGTGACGACAAAGGTGCAGGCGATTTGCTCATTGACCACGATTTTGAACTGGCGATGTTCGGCAATTTCGCGCTCGACCTGACGGCGCTCAAAACCGAGCCAGTGTTGCCCGAAGACCTTTTTTTGATAGGCAATCGCATCATCGTAAAACCCAAGAATCAAATCAATATCATCCATTGTGCTGTTGGTAATTTTCATACTGAAAGTTAAGTTTTTCTTGGTTGCGCCAAATCCCACTTGTTGCCATAGAGGTCATAGAAAACCACAACGGTTCCGTAAACTTCCTGGCGCGGCGCTTCCGCAAATTTCACCCCGTAAGCTTGCATATGCCGGTAGTCATTCCAGAAATCCGTGGTGTGTAAAAACAGAAAGACCCGCCCGTCGGTTTGATTGCCGACGCGCGCGAGTTGTTCAGGGGTCGCGGCTTTGGCAAGCAACAGAGAAGCGCCTTTTGAATCGGGCGGCGCAACCACCACCCAGCGTTTCCCGCCTTCCATCGGCGTGTCTTCCAGCAACACAAATCGCAACGCTTTGGTAAAAAATTCAATAGCTTCGTCGTAATCACGAACTACTAACGAAAGCATGGCGATGGCGCGATTCATTCAATTAATCCTTATCGGTTATCCTGGTAAAACGATTATCAATTTATCCCGCCGCAGAAGTTTTTTGTTCGCGAACACCGAAGGCATCCCAGTTGATTTCGGCAGTCGCTTTCGCATAATCGCGCGTATGTGAAGACCAGTTCTGGGTAATCTTGCCATCGGCGGTTTTGTACCACGAACCCGCGCCGGGGTCTGCCCACACGGTTGTTGCAAGCGCGGCTTGTAACTCTCGGTTAAACGCATCCTGCGCCGCTTTGGTTACTTCAATAGCAACCAGATTTCTCTCCTGCATTGCCGCGAGAGCCTTCACGATGTACTCAGCCTGTTGCTCAATCATAAAGGTAATCGCGTTATGTCCGAGATTGGTGTTGGGACCGTAAAGCATAAACATATTCGGAAACCCGCAGGTAGTGATGCCTAAATAGGCTTCAGGAATTTCCGCCCACGCTTCACGAAGATGCGCGCCGTTTTTGCCAGTCACATCGAGCGACCATTGCCAGCCGGTGGTTTCAAAACCTGTGGCATAAACAATCACATCAACTTCGTGATGCGCGCCGTCACCGGTTTCAATGCCGTTTGCAGTGATGCGCACAATCGCATTGGTTTCCAGTGATACATTCGGACGCATAAACGCGGGGTAGATGTCATCTGCAAACAGCACACGTTTACAACCGATGGGATAATCGGGTGTGAGTTTCTGTCGCAGCGCCGGGTCTGAAATCTGTTCATGCAAATGATCCAACGCCATGCGTGTGAATGCCGCGCGTCCGACCTCTGTCCAACTGAACGCCTGCCAGAACAAATAATCCGCCCACAGGTAAATATCTTCGCGGTTATGCACGGCGACATGCGGCGCAGTCATAATCAGCAATTTTTCTTCATCGCTTATCGGGCGGTCGCGTCTTGGCAAAATCCAGTTTGGCGTGCGTTGAAAAACGCTTAAATGTCCGGCGATTTTTGCGACTTCGGGAATGATTTGAATGGCGCTCGCCGCCGAACCGATGACCGCTACACGTTTGCCGGTTAAATCAATGCGGTGATTCCAACGCGCCGAATGAAACGAAACGCCCGCGAAACTCTCGCGTCCTTCGATAGCGGGAAGCATCGGACGATTGAGTTGTCCAAGCGCAGGGATGATGACCTGGGCTTCATAGGTTTTGCCTTGCCTTGTAGTGAGCGTCCACGCGGCGCGCTCGTCATCCCAGATTGCCGAAATGGTTTCGTCCGCGAGATGCAGATGCGAACGCAATCCGAAATTATCCGCGAGGTCTTCGGTGTATTGTTGAACTTCGTGATGGCGCGGGAAAAGATGGCTCCATTTCAAACTCGGCGCGAACGAAAATTGATAGAGCGCCACCGGCGTATCACAGGCGCAACCCGGATAGGTGTTATCGCGCCAGGTGCCGCCGACCTTGTCGCCTTTTTCGAGAATGACCAGTTCATTAAACCCTGCTTCTTTTAACTTGATTCCGGCACATAATCCGCCGAGTCCAGCTCCGATTACCGCGACAGTTGGTTTGGGTGACATCAACGCCTCCTGAATTTTTAATGATGACGACGGTGAAGTTGTTGGGAAAATTCTGCTCGTAAAACTCCGACCAATACTCACACGACAAAAGTCGGTTTGCAACTTGTAAGCAGATAAATCATGAAATTCCGGCAGGCGATTTTCTGCAAAATGAAAATCCTTTTAATTTCATTTTACCCATTTGTTTAAGAACAATGGCATGAAGTTAAGCGGCACGGAGGTAACGCAGGTTGTCTAACCTGCGTCAGTCTTGGTCGAAGACCCCTTGAAATTTCGAGGACGGACTTTTCTAAATCGGCGCAGACTCGACCGTCGGCGCTACCGTTTTCCTTAACTTCATGCCATTGTCTTTTCAAGGCAGAGAGCAAATGCTCAAAGCTACATCCTGAGCGGTTCGCCGGAGTTATTCGTTGAACATGGCGCTCAGGTCTTTGTAACTCACCGCCTCATCAGCAAACGTAAATGTCCCGTGGGTTCGCATTTCTTCAGCCGCGCGTAAAAAAGCGCCAAATGCCGCGCGCGACAGGGCGCTTCCCACACTGATGCGTTTGACGCCGATTTCTGAAAGTTCTGCAAGCGAGAGTTGCACGCCCTGCAATCCCATCACTACATTCACCGGGCGATCAACTGAACTGACCACCGAAACAATATCGGCTTTGCTCTTTAGTCCCGGCGCGTACAACACCTCGGCACCTGCCTCTTGATAAGCTTGGAGTCGCCGTATGGTGTCGTTGATGTCCGGGCGACCGACGAGATAATTTTCGGCGCGCGCCGTTAAAGTGAACGTGAAAGGAAGCGCGCGTGCCGCTTCAGATGCGGCTCGTACACGCTCAACCGCAAATGCAAAATCATAGATGGGTTGATTGGCATCCTTGCTCATATCTTCGATGGAACAGCCGACCAATCCGGTTGCGGCAGCCAGCCTGACGGTTTCGGCAATCGCATCAGGCGCGTCTGCGAAACCGTTTTCGAGATCGGCGCTTACCGGCAAATCCGTCGCCTCGGCGATTTCTTTGGTATGCATCAACATCTGGTCACGGTCGATGGTGTTGTCTCGCTGACCGCGTGAAAAGGCGTAACCGGCGCTGGTGGTTGCCAATGCTGCAAATCCCAGATGCGCCAGTATTCGCGCGGTTCCAATGTCCCAGGGATTGGGAATAATAAACGCTTGAGGGCGTTGGTGAAGTTGGCGAAAGTGGTCGCCTTTTTCAGTTTGCGTCAACATGTTGAACCTCATCAAATCAGCTTGAATATATGGGTCGGTAGTTTAGCATAAATTTTTTGCCTGCGAGTCCGCACGGTATTTTTATAAAAGAATGGTTTGTAAAACCACTTGAGGTTGAAAAAGCGGTCTATAGCGGCGTGCAATATCTGGTCATCGTCGGTTTGCGGTTGTGCCGCTTTGATGTGCGGAACGTCCCTGACCAACCGCTTTAACTTCTGGTCAGGCGCAAAATGCTTTCTTCATGTTGGGGAAATTGTTGAACCAGGGTTTCACGCTTTGCGATGGAAAATTCTGCAAAAGAAAATGGCGGCGCACAAATGTTAGTGCCGAACGCGAATTCGACCCCTGCGGGAATTTCCGCCGCCTGCCAGACGCCTTTTGCAACCGTCACCACAGGGCGCTCGCCATTATTAAAATCCATACCGAGGCGAAATATTTTGTGCTGACCAGGCGGTTCCAGAATATGAATCAACAGTCGCCCGCTATGAATTGCCCAAATCTCTTCATTATTTTCTACGCGATGAAAAGCTGAAAAACTTTGCGGCAAAAACAGCCAGTGACCCACCGTGCGGTAAGTGTCGCGATGCGTCTCGACAAATTTCGGACCATCGGGGTGATCGAACCAATCATAGGAAGTCAAAATTTTATTCAACATCATGCACCTCTTGGATTGAATTGTTTGTCGGTAACCAATTCTAACGGCGCTTTTCAAAAAGTGATTCGCGTGCCGATGCCCTTAATCTGAGCTTTCTCATAAGCCAGTTGCGCGGTGACCAAATCTTCGATTGCCAAGCCGCACGATTTAAACAGGGTGATTTCATTTGCGGACGCGCGACCGCGAATTTTACCGGCGACGACTTCGGCGAGTGTGCCTTGGATATGAGTTGGGTTGATTGCGCCTTCGGCAATCGGAATCAATAAATCACCGGCTTCCGCGCCTGCGGCGGTGTGCGCATCAATGATAACCCGCGCGCGTTTGACCGCCAGGCTATCGAGTTCGCGCATCCTGGGCGTGAACGCGCCGATGGCATTGATATGACAACCGGCTTGCAATAAACGACCCTCAAAGAGCGGCTCGCTTGAATTCGTGCAGGTGCAAATTAAATCGCTACTCTCGGCGACTTCATCGGCGCTCATTACATCGCAGGGAATCCGGTAAGCGGCTTCAACAAACTCTGCAAGTCGCTCAGCTTTTTCAATGGTGCGCGACGCAATGAAGATTTTTTCGATGCTTGCGACTTCGACCATCGCTTCGATATGAAAACGCGCCTGCACGCCTGCGCCAAAAACTCCCAGAGTTTTTTTGCCCTCGCTCATCATTAACCTGGTCGCCAGTGCAGAAGCCGCAGCCGTGCGCATGGCGGTGATGAATTTGCCTTCCATCAACGCCAGCGGTTTTCCGGTTTCCCCATCAAGCAACAGATAAAGCCCCTGCACGATGTCCAGATTTTTCGCGACATTTGCCGGAAAGACCGAAACGATTTTGGTGCCAAGCAGAGTTTGTGAGGCGCTTTCAATCCGCGAAGGCATCTCCAAAAGCACAGCATTTTGTGAAGGAATCGCCAGGTTCAAGCGTTCCGGCGCCAAGGCTTCGCCTTGAAACAGGCTCTGGAAGCCGGTTTCAACCGCTTCGATGACTTCGCGTATCGTAAGAATTTGTTTGAGGTCGGCTTCTGATAGGATGAGCATAGTCAGGATTCAGGATATAGGATTCAGGATTCAGGGAAAAGTCATCAGGTGAATTTCGCAAGTGTTGAGCAGGATTTCTTTATCAGATAGGTGAGGTGTTCGCCTTCTGATAAAAAGCAATCGAAACTGCCATCTTCGCGCGCGATGAACCCGTCAACCGTACACGCGACATAATAGATAAGTTTTCGCATGAGTTGCCCTCAATATCCGTGGGTGTATTTAAGGAATTGATTTGACCAAATTACACTTGGATGTGAATTCCCTGAGTCCTGAATTCTGTATCCTAGCTCCTGAATCCTGTATCCTGACTATTCCTGCGCCGGGTCGATGTATTTCACGAAAATCAGTTCGTTATGCTTTTCGTTGTAGAGGAGTTCGTCGATGGTTTGCGAGGCGAGCATGATGCCGAAACCGCCCGGACGCATACCTTTTGCCAGACGTTTTTCCATGTGTTGAAAGGGATTGTCATCGGGATTGGTGATTGCCGCGTGTTCGAGTTCTTCGAGCTTGAAGCCTTCGCCGGGGTCTTGGATGGAATATAAAATGGCGCGTTTTAATTTGATGTATTTGACTTTGACCTGTTTGGTGGGGTCGAGTTTGCCGCCGTGTTCGATGGCATTATTGAGCATTTCGCGAAACACCGAACCAATCGCATCGCGGGTCTCTTTCGGCAAATCATCATGCATGCCGGATAAAACTTTTTGAATCGGTTCAACCGCATTCAAATCACAGGGCACGCGCAGTTCAATCCAATCGGGTTTGGCGGAGATGACTTCGATGTTAGTGACCACCGCGCGTTCCATCGCGCATTTGACGGAATCGCTCAATTCTTCAAGCTCGAACGGTTTGGTTAAAAAATCGCAGACCTGATTGCGCAACGCGGCAATAATGGCATTCGGGGTTCGCTGACTGGTCATCACAATCGCGCGCATATTCGGTTGCACATCGCGCGCGCAGGCGAGCAACGCCATCCCATCCAAGCCATCCATCACTACGTCGGTCAACAACACATCTACCGGTTCATGCTCAATCACTTTCAGCGCATCGTTGCCATTGGCGACTTCAATGACTTCGTAGCCTTGCGCTTCAAGAAAGGTGGAGTAGATGGTTCGGCTTGTGGCGTCGTCTTCAGCGATTAGAACCTTACCAGGCATAATTAAGTTCCCCTGCATAGCACAATGAAGTATTTACCGTTGTCCGAAAGTTATCATGCGATAAATCATAGTTTCAACCGGATGCTTGAATTTCAATCGCTCAACATCTTAATATGCCTGCTTGTTTATCAATAGCGTGATAAGTAATGAAGTGATGAGTGATGAGTGATGAGTTATGAGTTATGAGTTATGAGTGATGAGTTAGAACGATGAACTGTTGGAAAACGATGGATTGTTCTGCTCATTATTCATATTTTCAAATCTCTGTCACTCATTACTCATCACTTCCGTGAGGGAGAAAATCTTGAGCCACATTGCCGATAAAGATACTGCGCCCATCCGACAGGGCGAAGAGTTAAATAATCAGGCGTTGGAAAATTATTTGCGCGAACATTTGCCACAGGCATTAACCGGCGAGACCTTTGACGCAGATGCAGGGCTAAGCGTTCAACAATTTCCCGGCGGGCATTCCAATTTAACTTACTGGGTGAGCATGTTCGGACGCGAATTCGTTTTGCGCCGCCCGCCGTTTGGTCCGGTCGCGCCGACTGCGCACGATATGCCGCGCGAATACCGCTTGCTTGCCGCCATCAATCCGCATTTCAACCTCGCGCCGAAACCTTATCTGCTTTGCGAAGACACCGCGATTCTCGGTGTGCCGTTTTATTTGATGGAGCGCCGCGCCGGATTGGTCATTCGCCGCGATTTGCCTGATGAATTGCACGGGCAACCGGTTGCGCTTCGCCAAATCAGCGAAGCGATGATTCAAACGATGGCGCGATTGCACGCGGTTGATATTTATGCGACGGGACTGGTGAATATCGGTAAACCCGTTGGCTTTGTCACACGACAAGTGAAAGGTTGGACGGAACGCTGGCATCGCGCCAAGACCAAAGAGATTCCCGAAATCGATGCGGTTGTCGAATGGTTGCTCGATAAATTGCCGCCCGAACCAGACCCCGAAGCGGGACGACCGGCGACCCTCGTGCATAACGATTTGAAATTGGACAACGTGATGCTCGACCCCGAAGACGTTTCCAAAGTCGTCGCGGTTTTGGATTGGGAAATGTGTACGGTCGGCGACCCGCTCATTGATTTAGGCATCCTGCTTTGTTACTGGGCAGAGCGCGACGACCCGGAAGACCGCCGCGAAGCCATCAGCCCGGTCACCGTTCAAGAGGGCTGGATGACCCGCGCCGAAATCACCGAGCTTTACGCCAAACTCACCGGGCGCGATGTGTCGCGCATCGCTTTTTATGAAATCTTCGCGATATTCAAAATCGCAGTGGTCGTTCAACAAATCTATTTTCGTTATGTGCGCGGGCAAACCCACGATGAACGATTCGCGGCATTCGGCCCGCGCATCGAAGGACTTGCGAGAGCCGCGCTTGAACTGACCAAACAATCGAAACTTTAAATAAGGATTCAGGATTCAGGGTAACGATGAAGGCGGAACGATGAACGATGAACAAAAAGAATTTCACCTTGTTCATCGTTCATCGTTCCTACTTCATACTTTCCTTTTCCTGACTCCTGAATCCTGTATCCTAATTTTATGTCCAACATTTATTTCATACGCCACGCGCAGGCAGGTTCGCGCGATAATTACGACCGGCTTTCCGAACTCGGTGAGCAACAGGCAACCCTGTTAGGCAAACATTTCGCCGAGCAGGGAATCGCTTTTTCTAAAATTATTTCCGGCGCGATGCAACGCCAGCAACGCACCGCTGAACTGGTCAGCAATGAAATTGTAAAAGCCGGGCTGGCGACCACAGATGTTGTGGTTGATGCGCAATGGAATGAATTCAGCCTGCTTTCGGTGTATACCTCGTATGTCTCACGCCTGATTGAAGAGAGCGAATCCTTTGCCCGCGATTATGCGGAGATGCAGGAGATGTTGAAGCGTGACCCGCACGCCGTGCGCGGCGCTGCCGGACGTTGTGATGCCCAGGTGATTATTTCGTGGATGCAAAATCGCTATCCGGTCGAAGGCGAATCGTGGCAGGCTTTTCGTTCGCGCATTCTTTCGTGCCTGGCGAACATTCCCGATGGCGACGAGAACCAGGCGATTGCGGTGTTTACGTCGGCGACTCCGATTTCGATTATGACCGGTCATGCGCTTGAACTGACAGATGAAAAGCTGCTCAGAATTTTAGGTGTGATTGCCAATAGCAGCGTGACCGTGATGCGCAAGAGCGGCGAAGATTTGCGGCTTTTCAGTTTTAATGCAACGCCACACCTGAATGACAACAATCGCACCTATCGTTAGGCGGTTGAGGTTATGGACAGCCGATTTTTTTATTGGGAAATTTTTGAAGCTTTGATATGCCTTACATTTCCGCGCTTTTTTCGACCATCGAAAAGGTCTATTGTATTAACGAGAAGGTTTGAGCGATGGAACGCAAGATGGAAAGTAGAGAAGCGCTTTGGGAAGTTAAAGACCAATCGGCAAGGCTTGCTGAACTGGCGAGCGATGATGCCGAGTTAAAAATTGCGCCGCTTCGCCGCGATGTGCGCTCGCTTGGACGCTTGCTTGGCGAAGTTTTAAAAGAGCAGGGCGGCGATGAATTGTTTAACCGTGTCGAGCGGTTGCGAATGCTCGCCATCGAACATCGCGATTTGCAGGCAACCGGCGGAAATCACCAATCCCTCGACCTGTCTTTGAAAACTTCGCAACAGTTTATCAGGCAGCTTTCAATCGCTGAGGCTTATCGGCTGACCAAAGCTTTCTCAATCTATTTTGAACTCACCAACCTTGCCGAAACCAATCACCGCAAACGTCGGCGTCGCGCCGCTGAATTGATGCGCCATCGCGCGCCACAACCCGGAACCCTGCGCGGCACATTGCTTAGAATGCGCGACCGAGGATTGACGGCAGCGGATGCTTTACAGGCTTTGAAAGAGATTAAAATTATCCCCGTGTTTACAGCGCATCCCACGGAAGTTGCGCGACGCACCGTGCTTTTCAAACGCCAGCGCATTGCCGCGTATCTTGAAAATCTTGACCGTTTGCCGCTCACCGTAAGCGAAGCCCAGGCGTCAGCAGAAGCGATTACCGAAGAGATTACGGCGCTCTGGCAAACCGATGAAGTGCGACGCCGCAAACCGACAGTGCGCGATGAAATCAAAATGGGACTCGATTATTACCGTCGTTGTCTGATTGCGACTTTGCCGAAAGTTTATGAAGGGATTGCCGGAGATTTTCAAAAGGTTTTCGGTTGTGAAATCGCCGTGAATGAATTGCCGTCGGTGGTGTTTTTCGGGTCGTGGATTGGCGGCGACCGCGATGGCAATCCGTATGTGACCGCGCAGGCGACCAGCGACGCTCTGGCGATGGCGAGACAAACGATTCTCGATTATTACATCGCGGCAGTGAAAGAATTGATTCAGCGCCTCAGTTTATCAACCCGTCAGGTTACTGCATCGGAAAATTTGCAACAGAAAACTGCTGAACTCGCCGCGCAATTTGCCGGAGACAGTTATCTCGGTTTTCAGGCTGTGGATGAGACCTATCGCCGGTTCCTGGCAATCATTCTGCGACGGTTGCAACTGGTCATCGAAGACGCAACCGCAAAAGCGGCTTATCAAACAGCCGATGCATTCGCGGCTGATTTACAAGTTGTGCGTGAAAGTCTCGCCCAACATCGAGGCGAACGTCTGGCGCGTCGGTTGATTGACCCGCTGCTCAGACAAATCGAAACCTTCGGGTTTTATCTGCACACCCTCGATATTCGGCAACACGCAAATATTCATGAGCAGGCGCTTGCTGAGCTTGCGCGCGGCGCGCAAATCAGCGGGCAAATCTCAGAGCTTCCTGAATTGCCTTCGCCGGAAACCGCTGAACTATTGAACGATTTGCGACAAATCGCCGAGTTGAAACGCACCTGTCCGCCGCAAGCGATTGGTCAGTATGTTATCAGCGGCACACGTTCTGCCGAAGATATTTTGTCAATCATCTGGCTTGCCGAAATGAATGGCGTGAGCGTTGCTGCGCGTCCCGAAACGGGCGACCCAGGGTTGATGCCGGTGCCGCTATTTGAATCCATCGAAGACCTGCGCAATTGTGTCGAGATTTGTCGCACTGTCTGGACAAGAAAAGATTACAGCCGTTTGCTCGATAGCTGGGGACGCGAGCAGGAGGTGATGCTCGGTTATTCGGATTCCAATAAAGACGGCGGGATGCTCACCAGCGCCTGGGAAATTTACAAAGCGCATCGTGCATTGCACCAGTTGGCGGATGAATGCCAGGTGCGCTTGCGGCTCTTTCACGGGCGTGGCGGAACCGTCGGGCGCGGCGGCGGACCCACGCATCGCGCCATTACTTCACAACCCGACGGCGCGTTCACAGGACAGATGCGCATCACAGAGCAGGGCGAAGTGATGAACTGGAAATATGCGGATGCGGTTTTAGCCGAGCGTAATCTGGAACTTATGATTGCCGCGTCGCTCGATGTGCTCACCCGCAAGCCGCAAACCGATGCGGCGATGCAAGCCGATTGCGAAGCCGCGATGGAAAACCTGTCGCAGGATGCGTTCCGGTTTTATCGCGAAAAAATTGTCGAAAATCCTGAAGTTTTAGCCTATTTCGAGCAGGCGACACCGGTCTTGGAATTCGAGCAGGCGAAAATCGGTTCGCGCCCCGCAAGGCGCAGCGGCGGTCATCGCATCGAAGATTTGCGGGCGAT
This DNA window, taken from Acidobacteriota bacterium, encodes the following:
- a CDS encoding 3-oxoacyl-[acyl-carrier-protein] synthase III C-terminal domain-containing protein, with product MAGITSFGAYIPYYRLSQQTIAAAWGGRATDAERAVANVDEDSITMAVEAVRDLLAWRNGRDVDGLIFASTTSPYSEKQISAMIATVADLRHDVRTADYANSLRAATTATLTAIDSIKAGSASSLIITAADTRLAAPKSAGERTFGDGAAAIEIGNQNVIAELIAAHSTVDEITDTWRRPTSDFVSGWEERFAITQGYQKVVTSTVKELFERNAIPPGEIAKAIFYAPDAGTLAGVAKALGFKAEQIPDHLFNTVGNTGTAMPLLVLSSALETAEAGEKLLVVGYGSGCDALIFEVTDEIKKAQAVNRLGVKGHLNSKARLDSYERYIKFRELIETEAARRQAPMASATQVWRERDDIYRFYGYRCLQCQKVQYPRQRLCISCQTKDHFETLRLADKRAKLFTYTIDYLNADADPPSVMTVVDFEGGGRAFLMMTDRNPAEVKIAQEVEMTFRKLYDAEGFSQYYWKCRPVR
- a CDS encoding GNAT family N-acetyltransferase, producing MKITNSTMDDIDLILGFYDDAIAYQKKVFGQHWLGFERRQVEREIAEHRQFKIVVNEQIACTFVVTFNDPLIWGERDQDPAIYLHRIITHSAFRGAGFVKHIVEWAKAYARQNHKQFVRLDTWANNQKLIDYYIAHGFTYLGDIYPEKVNELPKHYEGVALALFEMNIE
- a CDS encoding VOC family protein, which encodes MNRAIAMLSLVVRDYDEAIEFFTKALRFVLLEDTPMEGGKRWVVVAPPDSKGASLLLAKAATPEQLARVGNQTDGRVFLFLHTTDFWNDYRHMQAYGVKFAEAPRQEVYGTVVVFYDLYGNKWDLAQPRKT
- a CDS encoding NAD(P)/FAD-dependent oxidoreductase; this translates as MSPKPTVAVIGAGLGGLCAGIKLKEAGFNELVILEKGDKVGGTWRDNTYPGCACDTPVALYQFSFAPSLKWSHLFPRHHEVQQYTEDLADNFGLRSHLHLADETISAIWDDERAAWTLTTRQGKTYEAQVIIPALGQLNRPMLPAIEGRESFAGVSFHSARWNHRIDLTGKRVAVIGSAASAIQIIPEVAKIAGHLSVFQRTPNWILPRRDRPISDEEKLLIMTAPHVAVHNREDIYLWADYLFWQAFSWTEVGRAAFTRMALDHLHEQISDPALRQKLTPDYPIGCKRVLFADDIYPAFMRPNVSLETNAIVRITANGIETGDGAHHEVDVIVYATGFETTGWQWSLDVTGKNGAHLREAWAEIPEAYLGITTCGFPNMFMLYGPNTNLGHNAITFMIEQQAEYIVKALAAMQERNLVAIEVTKAAQDAFNRELQAALATTVWADPGAGSWYKTADGKITQNWSSHTRDYAKATAEINWDAFGVREQKTSAAG
- a CDS encoding isocitrate lyase/phosphoenolpyruvate mutase family protein; this translates as MLTQTEKGDHFRQLHQRPQAFIIPNPWDIGTARILAHLGFAALATTSAGYAFSRGQRDNTIDRDQMLMHTKEIAEATDLPVSADLENGFADAPDAIAETVRLAAATGLVGCSIEDMSKDANQPIYDFAFAVERVRAASEAARALPFTFTLTARAENYLVGRPDINDTIRRLQAYQEAGAEVLYAPGLKSKADIVSVVSSVDRPVNVVMGLQGVQLSLAELSEIGVKRISVGSALSRAAFGAFLRAAEEMRTHGTFTFADEAVSYKDLSAMFNE
- a CDS encoding cupin domain-containing protein, which produces MMLNKILTSYDWFDHPDGPKFVETHRDTYRTVGHWLFLPQSFSAFHRVENNEEIWAIHSGRLLIHILEPPGQHKIFRLGMDFNNGERPVVTVAKGVWQAAEIPAGVEFAFGTNICAPPFSFAEFSIAKRETLVQQFPQHEESILRLTRS
- a CDS encoding ornithine cyclodeaminase family protein (catalyzes the formation of L-proline from L-ornithine), producing MLILSEADLKQILTIREVIEAVETGFQSLFQGEALAPERLNLAIPSQNAVLLEMPSRIESASQTLLGTKIVSVFPANVAKNLDIVQGLYLLLDGETGKPLALMEGKFITAMRTAAASALATRLMMSEGKKTLGVFGAGVQARFHIEAMVEVASIEKIFIASRTIEKAERLAEFVEAAYRIPCDVMSADEVAESSDLICTCTNSSEPLFEGRLLQAGCHINAIGAFTPRMRELDSLAVKRARVIIDAHTAAGAEAGDLLIPIAEGAINPTHIQGTLAEVVAGKIRGRASANEITLFKSCGLAIEDLVTAQLAYEKAQIKGIGTRITF
- a CDS encoding response regulator translates to MPGKVLIAEDDATSRTIYSTFLEAQGYEVIEVANGNDALKVIEHEPVDVLLTDVVMDGLDGMALLACARDVQPNMRAIVMTSQRTPNAIIAALRNQVCDFLTKPFELEELSDSVKCAMERAVVTNIEVISAKPDWIELRVPCDLNAVEPIQKVLSGMHDDLPKETRDAIGSVFREMLNNAIEHGGKLDPTKQVKVKYIKLKRAILYSIQDPGEGFKLEELEHAAITNPDDNPFQHMEKRLAKGMRPGGFGIMLASQTIDELLYNEKHNELIFVKYIDPAQE
- a CDS encoding phosphotransferase family protein is translated as MSHIADKDTAPIRQGEELNNQALENYLREHLPQALTGETFDADAGLSVQQFPGGHSNLTYWVSMFGREFVLRRPPFGPVAPTAHDMPREYRLLAAINPHFNLAPKPYLLCEDTAILGVPFYLMERRAGLVIRRDLPDELHGQPVALRQISEAMIQTMARLHAVDIYATGLVNIGKPVGFVTRQVKGWTERWHRAKTKEIPEIDAVVEWLLDKLPPEPDPEAGRPATLVHNDLKLDNVMLDPEDVSKVVAVLDWEMCTVGDPLIDLGILLCYWAERDDPEDRREAISPVTVQEGWMTRAEITELYAKLTGRDVSRIAFYEIFAIFKIAVVVQQIYFRYVRGQTHDERFAAFGPRIEGLARAALELTKQSKL